The Pieris napi chromosome 11, ilPieNapi1.2, whole genome shotgun sequence DNA segment GACCTTTACCCTTTACCCCACAAGAACGACTTAAATACATGACGCTTGGATTAGCTATTTGTTACGACAAGATGGAAGCTTTGAGACCAAAAATGCCTATATCCCCAgactaataaacaaaaaaacatgacCAAATGCTGTATATAGGAGAATGCTATGAGgaggttattaaaaaaaataactgctAAGCTATGCATAGACTATACAAATCcgtaatttaatgtattaaggACATTTAAtacagattattaaaaaatatttttttatctcacTTATGTCTAGATAATGTtgtagatttaaaattaataattgaacaaAGGATTGGTCTGAAACGCGTGCATAGTGCAAACTAAAAGCTATATTTGTACAGTtgctgtaataaaaataaattgctttGTAATGATTCACCAAGATCTGTGTTTCTTAAGGTCTCATCTCTGCTCTGTTTGTGATTCTTGACACTTACCACTCTAACGCCTGTATTCCATAAAAATCTTGACAACAAAATCTGCATTGTCTTTTCTCCAACTAACTCAAGCAACCTTTTGGAATACGGGTCAAAGAAGAATGTTTCACTTGCTCTTAACAGTCTTAACTTACAAAAACACATCGAAGTTTTGTCATTTAAATATCATATCATTGAACGTGTGAACTTGATAGTGCTTTATAGTTTTTGTTGCTTAGTATAAAGTAGAATGTTTGTGTTTTACTTACATGTGTAATTTTGGTATTATTGCGTttgatatattgtttattgtatttcaGGTTACCAACAAGGATATGGTTATGAATATGGGTCCCCGTATCCGGGTAATCGGCCTGTTTACCCGCCATATGGCCCCGAAGGGGATCGGTATgtttatgattattatattgtagaCTTACTGAGGataatatttatgataatGAAGAAAATTTGACagagatattattatttaactctAAGCAGTATAATTaggcaaatttattttttaagagaaAATGCCTTTTTAATTCAGTCGTAAGTAGTTATCGCGTATTATCTAAGTGAAAATACATCACTTaagagtaaattaaataaagtaccaCGTGACAAATATACAATTGCAGGGGTTACAGTCCTGGTGAATACGGCCGATATGGCGGTTACGGCGGGCCGTATCGTGCAGGAGCACCTGCTCCGGGCCCTGGCGCGACCCCCGGAGCCCCGGCGCCACCGTCCCCGGCCGGGGCCCCTCCTGCGCAGCCCTACCCGGACTATTACCGCCAGCCGCACCCGCATCAACCACCACACCCCCCTCCACATCCGCCACACCCGCCACATTCGCCTCAACAACCGCATGAGgtacgtttttattttaagttttattaagaacaaaaataattttaagaaacttaaatatCTGTATTTTATACAAAGATAAAAACGTGACGTTCTCTATGAGTAAATCTTTTGAAAGGTAAAAAGTTATATGAAATAAGGAATGGTAAGAATGTATAATTGTTTCAATTTCATACAGGAAACAATCtactacttatatataaatcaaagatttttattaagtttcttGTTATGTTGGTAATATTTGACTGTAGCACACTCCATATTAAGTACTGGTGACATAAAAAGTCCTGAGGcacttgaaattattatattgtttcttCAACACAACAAAGATACACATCAAAGCATAAATTATATGTGTTATTACTTGAGTCTTATTTGGAGCATGTTCATTTGTAGTTTCGGTAAACGTAAGTTACtgcttatacatattatgttgatgttaatattatttttatcacttttcgatttatccattttataatagataaaaaatttggTCAGTACTGTTAGCaacaacataaattaatattttttggatGATTACTGAGATACTTAATGCGAGGTTACAgtgaaaatttagtttatttcatttttatgatGTCCtgttatgtattaattttgctTGTGAATGGAGATCACAATAACTAGTAATTTTAGAAACATTACGCGTAACAAATATacgcaaatatattaaacgtCACCTACATTCACAACGTATTTGAGCGTGTGCTTGCACGCATTATGTGCACGTGTACGCGTACGCCGACTGATGCATTGGCGGTGTGTAGATTGCGTCGTGCGGCGGGCTGATGGGCTCGCAGCTCGCGAGGCAACTGGTGGCGCCGCTGCCCCCCGCCTCCAGACCATACGTACGGAACCACCGTTTGTACCACGCACTCCACACCGCTTCCCACCATTGGCGATACACTTTCCCACCTCGGGGCACTGTCGCGGATGTTGCTCGGCCACCTCGTAATTGATACCAGCGGAAATATATCTTGTTCGATCGTTCATTACTAAACAGGTTTTCGGTGTGCAAATGCCAAGTATAGGCTGGTGgtgaacttattaaaaaaaaaaaagttttggcataaattttgtaaataaagtaaatggtaaaatatgtatgttgaGCATATCAGTTACGTTGTGACGAGACAAGGTCTATGCAAATTCAATTCCTCTGGTTTGTCAAAGTGATTGACGCACCAAAGTTTTGGACATTGCAGCGAACCGGGCGGGACGTCGACTTCATACGTGGTTTTGGCTTCATTTAATTTCTCCGATAATACCACTCGCTTAACGAAATTCTCAAGCTATTCACTTTCAGTTTTCGTTAACAAGTTGGCTTGCGGTGTGAATAATTGGCTTTTCAACCGCGACGGTCGGTCGCTAACACGATCGCACATGCCGAAACCgacatttttcaaaatttaaccCAACAAAGTGGAAGATAAGGTTTAGAGTGTGTGGTGGTGGCTTCACATCATGAACGGAATAATTTCACTTAATCATTTGCATGCTTTCACAGGATCATGTAAGCGAGCGAAGCTTTGTAATATCGCTGTTCTAGGGATTGTTCCTATGATCCACTCTTAGAATGCGGATCTTTcatcgtttatattttgtatgtgggTTCACGGCTAGTGTAAAAATTGTTTCTTATCATAGTGTCGTATTTTTTTAGCTATCGAAAGTTTCTAGAAAAATCGACAATATGTTTTGTATCATTGTCAATAAtcataaatttcattttactaCCATTTGTGTGAaattctgaaaataaaatattgtgtaaTAAAGATTACTAAAAACTGCATAATGTTTTCGGCATTTCAACACCCATCACTAATCCATGGAATGGGATGATACAAACTATAattcaaaatgtattaattatatctataaCTACAGCAATACGGCGGCAAGGGCGCACCCCCCGTTCCTAATGCTGGTCCACCCGGCGTGGCGGGAGCACCTCGGCGGCATCCAGACTTCGCGAAGGAGCCCTACAATTCGAGTGCCCCACCCGGGGCGCCGCCGAGCCCCGCGGGGCCTCGATTTGGCGGCGGTTGGGGTCCCGGGTTTCAGCGTGCCGCATCACCTGGCTGGCGACCGCCCCACCACGCCCCCCTACCCCACCATCAACAACCAGGATGGCCTCCACAGCCTCATCAGCCGCATCAACCCTACCATCCACCGGTATGTACACAAAATCAAACTAATATCTACTAATAATACCTGAGTGGTATTGGGCTACCTCGTCACTACCGCTTACGCTTATTCCTGCTGAAAATTTCACTCAcattgattaaatttaatggATAAGATCTAGTTTTGCTAGTTGTGACTAACGAATTAAAACTGTCAATACTTGCACTGTTTGTGGTAATCCACCTTTAATTCGTGCGAATTTGGTTTAACCaataaaattcattctaaTTTCATTGTCCCGACACAAATTCACAAATATTCCGGACACTGATTGTACGTCGAGCTTAGTATGAGAACCATGTttcaaattttctttattgaaTTCCGTCTTTGCTTCGTAATCTTCTCCTGGCTCATTCGTGTTAGCACACGAGTAGTTTGTGGTTCTCATACGGACGGTGTTGTTGTAGGCGGCGGGCGGACCGGCGTGGGGCGGGCCGCGGCCGCCGCAGGATCTCACGCCCGCCGCGCCTTCGCCCGTGAGTCATGCACTAATGCACCTTGCACTTTACATACATTTCACTATAAccattatatttcttatattctTCATATAGTTTTACGTATGTCAAACCACAATATTGCTAGCGAACTTTATTCATCTAACCAATAACATTGTCTTGGACATTGTATGTAttctacaattattaaatttttgagcCTGTTTCGAAACACAGTTGAATAATAAAGCAATATGTTTTCAGGGAGCGACATCTGGTGTCGGCCAAATTAAACGAGAATTGACTTTCCCTCCGGAGTGTGTGGAAGCGACGGTGCCCGCGCCTGAGAAAAGACGCAGACTGACAAAGGGTGACGTCGCCCCGGTGGACGCGTGGCGAATCATGATGGCGCTCAAATCTGGTCTCCTCGCGGAGACCTGCTGGGCGCTAGACATCCTCAATATTCTACTGTTTGACGACACCTGCATCGGGTTCTTCGGTCTCCAGCATCTGCCCGGTTTGCTCGATTTGCTGCTGGAGCACTTCCAGCGGAGTCTCGCCGACGTGTTCGACGCGCCCGCCGCGGCTCCGGAGCCCTGGTACGCGCCGCCGGCGGTCAAAGAATCTGTTGCGCCGCCACCCCGACGCATCGAGCCCCCCGACCCCGCAGACCGTATTAAGGTTACCACGGGCGAGAACTACACGCTGCAGTCGCGTCGTCGCGTGCCCGTCACCTTCGTCACTAAGCTGGACGACGACGCGCTCTTTGCGCCCGAGGATCCCGAAACCAACCGAGACGTCGAGGACGTGATAGAGCCTTGGCAAACCGACACGGTCAATAGATTCGACCACGTGATGCCCTGCTTCCGTGCCGAGTTCGTCCATCTGCCGTTTGCCCGGGTTCTGCCAGGAGAGCGAGCACCCTCGCCGCCCGCGCCTCCGGCTTCGCCTCACTCGGACGGACCCAGCGATACGCTCGCCCTTCCCGATACGGCCGACCCGCCCCCCTCCGAACCCCCGTCCACGGCCACGGACGAAGGTGACAACTTGGAGGCGGAACCGATGGACATAGAACCGGAAAGAAAACCGGCGTTGCAAATTCGGGATTCCGCCGGAGTGCTCAAAAGACGACGTTTGGAGGACTACGAGGACGAATGCTACACGCGCGATGAACCTAGCCTTAATCTTATCAACGAAACGCGGGACGCCCTCGCCAAGCGGTGTATAGCGTTATCCAACATTCTCCGCGGGCTGACCTTCGTGCCCGGCAACGAGGCGGAATTCTCGAGGTCGAGCGCTTTCTTAGCTCTCGCTGGAAAGCTCCTGCTGCTACACCACGAACACGCGCCTCGGGCGGCCCGAGCCAAGGCCTACGAGCGTGCCGCCAGAGACGAGGTGGACGCGGACGCGTGCTGCTCCAGCCTGAAGGGCGAGAGCGAGTGGTGGTGGGACACGTTGGCGCAACTGCGGGAGGACGCGCTGGTCTGCTGCGCCAACATCGCCGGCAGCGTGGAGCTGTCCGGTCAATCGGAAGCCGTGGCGAGGCCGCTTCTGGACGGCCTCCTACACTGGAGCGTGTGTCCCGCGGCCGTCGCCGGCGACGCCCCGCCGACGGCCTCCCCGGCGTCGCCCTTGTCTCCTAGAAGATTAGCCCTAGAGGCGCTTTGTAAATTGTGCGTGACGGATGCTAACGTGGATCTCGTCCTGGCGACGCCCCCGCGAGGGCGTATCGCCGCGTTGTGTGCGGGCCTGGCGCGGGACCTGTGCCGGCCCGAGCGGCCCGTGGTGCGCGAGTTCGCGGTGAATCTGCTGCATTACTTGGCGGGGGCGGGCGGCGCCGCGGCCCGCGAGGTGGCTACGCACGCGCCCGCCGTGGCGCAGCTGGTCGCCTTTATCGAGAGGGCGGAGCAGACGGCTCTCGGCGTCGCTAACCAACACGGCGTGGCGGCGCTCCGAGACAACCCCGACGCCATGGGGACGTCCCTGGACATGTTGAGGCGAGCGGCCGCCACGCTGCTGCGTCTGGCGGAGCACCCCGAGAACAGGCCGCTGATCCGCCGCCACGAGAGGAGACTGCTGTCGCTGGTGATGAGCCAGATCTTAGACCAGAAGGTCGCGCACGAGCTGGCCGGGGTGCTGTACCACTGCAGCCAACAAAAGTGTGACGAACCGCAGGAAGAGTGAGTGAACAGTGCCGTGAGTGAGAGGCGAGCGGCGGCGGGCGGCGGCGTACCGATGGGTACGTGTACATATAGCGATAGCGCCCCGCCCGCCCCGCGCGCCGAGCGTGTACAATCTGAATTTCGTTATTTATGTCCACGATGATTTATTTACAAGAATGTCAATGTGCTATAATCGATTTCTATTGTTCGATTGAAAAACAGATGTATTATAACtcgtaattttgatttttataataaaatgggACTTGAATCTGTTGATTGGTTTTATGATGGAGATTTTATACCGAATACCTCTAGAGTAGGTTTGGAGCGAGGAGCTTATGTGGGCGATAAGTTTTAGTTAAGTTTAATGtgaattattacaataatctataatatattgaaattgaatctgattttattttcttttcgaATTGGCTCTTGATTCCATACAACACCTAGTATTCAAATATTACgcattatttctttaaaaaatgcaTAAAACACATGCTTTTACTTTGTCATCTATTCAAATATTTCAACGACATCTATAACAATTGGCATTTGgagacattttttaatataagatttctggtttaacaataaattttacacaTCCATACTGTAACAGGTATCACTTGAAGTTGTATTCACTTATTGTATACCAttgttttaacattaaattataatctatattaatcTTGGTAGAACTTTAGTAATGACTGCATAGAAATCTGGCAGTTATGGTTTCTTTGAAATGTGACAGTTCTTTATTCAACTTTTtcagtaattttatttctagtaGTGTTTTTGGATAACAATTTTGCAAAATtctaatttatacatttattgtgataaattaatttttattatctaaattCAAATGCCATCTATCCGAATAAAGTTATACGATGGAGTGTCAGTCAAGCGATagtaagaaattatttaaagtattcgATGCAGCTAAACGCAAGAGGTCAAGAAAAAAGCATGAAACCTACGAAGATAGCAATTCGGTAGCGACCGACGAGTCTGTTGGAGTAAGTATGAGTTTGAGCAGAATCTGTCCTTCGAAGTTAatgttaaactatttaaataatatcaacgCGATGCCTTTGCAATCAACTTAAAATTAGCAAGGAAGCAGTTCTATGAATATAGATATTGTagtgttattaaaattcagGTATGTCACGGAAATGGTCGACGAGGTACCTCCACCAAGACTAGCTTGCAAGATATTCCCGCTAAAGCAATAGATCAGGAAGTAGCACCTACAAAAAGGTTATTAGTTTATGATACTAGTTTAATTAAGGAAGCTTTTTCACTAACTTCACTCCTTATATGAGATTAAGAATACCttcgaatttaaaaataagattcTTAAACTAAATAGGAGTTATGACTTagttaataaagtatatttttatacttttacatTACCATGAGATAGGTGCTCCCAATTCtgtctattttaatattgtcacCTGAAAAAATTATAGCGAATATTTACAGGAATATTGGTCACAGTACcgctttatatatttgttatgtatgtattttgctTCATGTCCCAAAAAAATTAACCAAAACATTCCGGCATATGACAGCAGTCCATCAGTATCGCAATCCCAAGTTGGAGATCGCCGGTCGCCAAGGTCGCCTCGAAGACAACGGAGATCCATGTAAGACGTTAtgtgataaataaacataaagaCGTAAAACTTGGACTTAATAGGTAGgttaagaattaaaaagaagtagtaagtaataataataatagtaataatatgacggttttacataacaataaaaccgaTATTATGTGccgagaaggaaaacatacagCATTGTATAATAATGAAGAAGCAATGTATACTTAGCCATGAAGTGCGATACATACCGAGTGAAATAGTTCCGCTTAGATagaatagatggcgctgtaatCGCCTCAACTTCATACTTATCTTAACCAGCTAGGACGGTGTCATTTCCACAGTCATAGAGTCTTCACCAGGAAGAGCTTCCTACAATGctgtatgttttccttctcggCACATAATAtcggttttattgttatgtaaaacCGTCATATTGATGTGCCTCCGGAAAACAtacagcattgtataatgaagacGTGTTTGTTATCTGCTGGTGGATGTATATAGTacaatataaaacacaacGCTATGATGATTATGAAGAATTAAGGTCCGGGCTTTAGCTAAAGccgttattgtttatataactattttatttacttgccATTATTCTTAATCAAAGCATAAGTATTTagcaattattattcttagttacggtataaatataactacagTTACTAGTAACTATATACTCATCTGATTTAGATgtacaattaacataataatataaacttcatATCATAACAACAAGGTATTTCTATAATTACGATGGtgcaaatgtattaaagaaagagTGATGAGTTTTCTCTACGAGAGTCTATCTCGCGGCAGTAATGATTAAAGAAACTATGTATTTGAAGATTTCCAATTACCCcgtgtaataaaaaacttcatCTATTGGTTGATTTTCGACCTAATTATTTTGCTGTTgatggataaaaaaaatattgtttagattttttacttgAGATCTTGTTGTACCTGTTACTcaaagcaatatttttttttttttttaaagacagttcacaccaattgacctagtcccatgctaagctggtgaagcttgtgttatgggtacctactaggcaacggatatacatacatattatagaaagatagacatataattacatatttaaacacctaaGACtcaagcacaacaccaaatgctcatcacatcaatGTTTGTcccagccgggaatcgaacctgggacccatggattcgtagtcaggggtactaaccactagaccaatgagtcgtcaggACTAACTGAAGTCTCACTAAAGTGATAGGGCATATGTTTTATCGTGGTGTTTAGAAAGTTTCCATGTTGACTGGCGTCTTGAGTGTCTGTCTTAGATTCGAATACCggtgttaaataaatgttaccaCCATCATCCACGAATTGCTCGTCagtaatttctaataaagtGAACCCTGCGGCCCAATGCTAAATGCAATACTGTGGCTGTTCTGCGAGCCGTATCGAATAAAGTGTCCCTAGGGGGGTTGGAAGAAAGCCAGTCTAGTACTATTCGCGGGTCCCACGTGACGGATGATTTCACGACTTTTGGTTTAGCTACTCCTAATACTCTGAGgatgtgtttaataataaaatttgaaaatgtttgtTGTTCTACATGGGGACcgcaaaaagttaaaattgccGATTTGCGAACAAGGATGGTTGATAGGATAAATTcctgttttggctttctgtactgtctaagtgtttgttttgtaatattatgtatgttagctgtaagattacttataattaaataaataaattttcttttagaaaaagtgatattaaattttttgcaaaatCGGTTGTTTGAGGGGATTTTGGGTTCACTTGAGAGTTGTCACACCATGACAGCCCTCTTTTGATTGCGGGTAAATAAGTGGACAGGTGGAGTGACCAACTCTTCAAAAGTAAATCTTTTTCCAGTGTGGACCAGTCTTTTATTTATGCACCCCACCCCCAATTTCCCAAACTTTTAGGGTCAATGCTTGTATTTGTGGAGGAGACAGTGCAATTGTCGTATCTAGGAGTGTCTGCGATAGGTATTGAATTTCGTGGGGGTGATCTAGAGACCTGGATTCCAGGTCCTGCAGGACCTTGCGGCCAATCTGAAGCAACTATCAGATAGGTTCCCATCGCCCGGTTTAGGTGTGCTAAAACTCAGGGTAACACACTTGGAGGGGGAAACACTCATGCTAGAGGAGGAAGGTGCCACTACGCAGCCTTTTTTCCCCTTTATAATCTGTCTGCTATGATCACCCTGGTAGGTAATGTACCGACAGAGTTATGTTGAATTTGTCCGTCAGGTGCAATAGTTTGAAGGTTAGTGTAAGTAACCCCGATTTCGTTCCACCTTCTGTTTGAATGTATGCAATCAGAGTTTCATTTGTCCGATTGTATTAACACGTgtgtgttttgtaatatttttacatttatttttattgcggCTATCACTGCATATAAGTCCTTTTTGTTGCAGTGCCATGTTTTCTATTGGTATGACCATTTTCCTGACAAGGTTTCCGTCTAGATGTGAACCCCCCCCCAACCCCAATCCGAGGCGTCCGTCGCTAGGAAGTGGGTTGCAGGTTCTTTGATAGGCGTCGTCTGATGAGTAGCTCCGAGCCACCACATCAGTTCCTGCCCTACAATCTGAGGCAGCAGTTGACCTCGACGGGGTCGGATCTTGTTGAATTGTCGCAGAAAGATCTGTACCTGGCGACAGTGAAGCCTCCCGCGGGCACGAGTTTAGTTTGAAAGTTTGCGAAGTTTACTTGCCCTAGCAAAGCTTTGTAACTCGCGAATACAACGCATAACTATGGTTTTTGCGCTGTATTTTTACCTTGGGTAGCGACATCACATTGACCATAGTATTCCAGCGAATTCCAAGGTATTCTAAATTTTGGGTTGGTACCAATACGGATTTTTTGGTAATTGATTTTCCAACCTCGGTGTTCCAAGTGTCTCACGGCCTCCGCGGCCTGAGAATCTAACTTGGCGGGTGTTCCAAGTGTCTCACGGCCTCCGCGGCCTGAGAATTTAACTTGGAGTGGTCTTAGTTGACCAGAAGGTAGTCGTCTAGGAAGACTAGCACTCGACATCCCTTCGCACGTAAGGTCTCCGCGACCCAACATGATACTGCAGAGAAAAGGTGTGGTACTGACGCTAGCCCAAGAGGAAGGTAAGTCATGTTTTCGTATAACTGCCCTTTTTAGCTGAGCCTTAAGAAAGGTCGGTGTGATCTCGCTGCCGGTAGATGGAAATAGGCTTGTGATAAATCTATTTATCATCCAGTCCCCTAGTTGAAGAAAGTTTGGGACTAAGCCGTGGGTGATCAACCGaaaatgttttgtctttaCGAATCGGTTTAGTTCTCGCAAATCTACAACAGAACGCATCGTGCCATTGCTTTTCCTGCGAAGAaccattttgtatataaaactgGGGGTTTTGTTGAGAACTGTTTGTAGGATACCTTGCTTGATTCAGGAGTTCTATGATTATCTGCGATGTCGTAGGAGACGGTTCGGTTGCGTATTGACTTACTATTCGATTTATTGGCATTAACAAAGCGGTTTCTTGTACAGAGGTATGCGGAATCCTTGAATTATGTTGGATAGTAATTTTTTCCGTCATTGTTAGATAACGGGTAGTTTTAAAGTTGTTTATGACTATCGATTTTCTCCTGTTAAACGTTCGCATCGTTTCTTGTTTTAGGTGGGtattacgaaaattattttttccattttgtgCCTGGTGTCTGTATTTGGATGTAGACGCTTACGATTCTTTGTATCTAGGTTTAAAAAGCTCTTACTCTTGAAGGGTACGGCGGAGATAACCAGAATTGCGGCCCACCGAGGGATTGTATTAGGGACGCGAGCTtacttttgtcaaataaaaattcctcGCTAGGAGGTATATAATTACTAAGCGCAGTTTGAATACTTTTGTCCGAAATCTTACTTATTAATCTTTTACGCCTAGTTTCTATACATTCCGCTCGTTTTCCGCACACAATTTGCAGGGTTTGTTCATGCAATTTGTAAGAAGGTGATTCATTACCAAcaatatagtatatttttgtgaaaaGATTTAATCGCGGGTTTTAATTCCGTTGGGTTATTACGAGTCCagtttatgattttttgtaaTCCAGATTGTAGTAATTCCCTTTGACATAGGAGTTTTAAaagcttaatatattattatatttttatattattatatttttatatatttattttgtattttttttcttttttatcggctttcttaataatctttttatcATCAATATTTGTGACCAAGCCCAGAGATTTCGATTTTCGGGTCGacggattaataaaaaatggctaTAGTAGTTGGTCGGTCAGTGGGTACCCTCGTCATTGGACGCACTGGCGTTGACATTTGGTACATAATATCGTTGAtgcattataaaatttgtgaGGAAACTCACCTGATTATATAACGCGTCGATCATGGGATCGACCGTTACCTGTGCTACtcgtttcctt contains these protein-coding regions:
- the LOC125053497 gene encoding trithorax group protein osa isoform X15 gives rise to the protein MAATQAESQRSEATVDQSPSEQLSESRNALLQNGTDKSVGRVPLDGVVNTKSKSPMSVEAGQPRDGGEAPGHDRPGADQYGAYRYPEGADPYYSPRPGFPGKPRPPQQQRFFPGQAVSQAPGPTPTLNSLLQSSGVPPHRYPNNYDQPQGAYGPTPGWPPPRPMPPYNPQGGPYRNSTPPRGYGGPPYGAGAPGGPQQPPGAYGPPGSYPPRYPPGPPGAPNSRPPFSPHQGYERGGSPQPTHPQGAPSPGSAQSAPGGLSPNHESHPSHMPPGSQPHQGYPPPPRPGQPSTPNAHDQDSDLTGQNSNDSGGSGGAGRASTPHLRPTPSPTGSSGSRSMSPAVGTQNVSMPPRPSSSLSDGGGPPVRAGAPAAGPPPSGAPPPGAMLPQSYHYKPAPYPPQPYGYPPPRNHPYPYGGYRPTPPPHPSQHYPPLKGGVGRHMGPPGESMGPPNAPGEAHDNGPAPPATALVTTGPDGAPLDEGSQQSTLSNASAASGEEPCGTGKGSRKDYGSAAPSPSPGGGSHSSAHDDYETSPSPWPRPPSSPVFNSHIPPESYRSKKSDSLVKLYEMDDAPERRSWVERLLAFMEERRTPIPACPTISKQPLDLYRLYLLVRDRGGFVEVTKNKTWKDIAGLLGIGASSSAAYTLRKHYTKNLLAYECHFDRGGIDPQPIINQVEASTKKKSGKNNNAANAGKAGSSNNAEQFAGSGAGGAPIDAYQPHYAPYPPQPAQQGYQQGYGYEYGSPYPGNRPVYPPYGPEGDRPGEYGRYGGYGGPYRAGAPAPGPGATPGAPAPPSPAGAPPAQPYPDYYRQPHPHQPPHPPPHPPHPPHSPQQPHEIASCGGLMGSQLARQLVAPLPPASRPYQYGGKGAPPVPNAGPPGVAGAPRRHPDFAKEPYNSSAPPGAPPSPAGPRFGGGWGPGFQRAASPGWRPPHHAPLPHHQQPGWPPQPHQPHQPYHPPGATSGVGQIKRELTFPPECVEATVPAPEKRRRLTKGDVAPVDAWRIMMALKSGLLAETCWALDILNILLFDDTCIGFFGLQHLPGLLDLLLEHFQRSLADVFDAPAAAPEPWYAPPAVKESVAPPPRRIEPPDPADRIKVTTGENYTLQSRRRVPVTFVTKLDDDALFAPEDPETNRDVEDVIEPWQTDTVNRFDHVMPCFRAEFVHLPFARVLPGERAPSPPAPPASPHSDGPSDTLALPDTADPPPSEPPSTATDEGDNLEAEPMDIEPERKPALQIRDSAGVLKRRRLEDYEDECYTRDEPSLNLINETRDALAKRCIALSNILRGLTFVPGNEAEFSRSSAFLALAGKLLLLHHEHAPRAARAKAYERAARDEVDADACCSSLKGESEWWWDTLAQLREDALVCCANIAGSVELSGQSEAVARPLLDGLLHWSVCPAAVAGDAPPTASPASPLSPRRLALEALCKLCVTDANVDLVLATPPRGRIAALCAGLARDLCRPERPVVREFAVNLLHYLAGAGGAAAREVATHAPAVAQLVAFIERAEQTALGVANQHGVAALRDNPDAMGTSLDMLRRAAATLLRLAEHPENRPLIRRHERRLLSLVMSQILDQKVAHELAGVLYHCSQQKCDEPQEE
- the LOC125053497 gene encoding trithorax group protein osa isoform X10; amino-acid sequence: MAATQAESQRSEATVDQSPSEQLSESRNALLQNGTDKSVGRVPLDGVVNTKSKSPMSVEAGQPRDGGEAPGHDRPGADQYGAYRYPEGADPYYSPRPGFPGKPRPPQQQRFFPGQAVSQAPGPTPTLNSLLQSSGVPPHRYPNNYDQPQGAYGPTPGWPPPRPMPPYNPQGGPYRNSTPPRGYGGPPYGAGAPGGPQQPPGAYGPPGSYPPRYPPGPPGAPNSRPPFSPHQGYERGGSPQPTHPQGAPSPGSAQSAPGGLSPNHESHPSHMPPGSQPHQGYPPPPRPGQPSTPNAHDQDSDLTGQNSNDSGGSGGAGRASTPHLRPTPSPTGSSGSRSMSPAVGTQNVSMPPRPSSSLSDGGGPPVRAGAPAAGPPPSGAPPPGAMLPQSYHYKPAPYPPQPYGYPPPRNHPYPYGGYRPTPPPHPSQHYPPLKGGVGRHMGPPGESMGPPNAPGEAHDNGPAPPATALVTTGPDGAPLDEGSQQSTLSNASAASGEEPCGTGKGSRKDYGSAAPSPSPGGGSHSSAHDDYETSPSPWPRPPSSPVFNSHIPPESYRSKKSDSLVKLYEMDDAPERRSWVERLLAFMEERRTPIPACPTISKQPLDLYRLYLLVRDRGGFVEVTKNKTWKDIAGLLGIGASSSAAYTLRKHYTKNLLAYECHFDRGGIDPQPIINQVEASTKKKSGKNNNAANAGKAGSSNNAEQFAGSGAGGAPIDAYQPHYAPYPPQPAQQGYQQGYGYEYGSPYPGNRPVYPPYGPEGDRGYSPGEYGRYGGYGGPYRAGAPAPGPGATPGAPAPPSPAGAPPAQPYPDYYRQPHPHQPPHPPPHPPHPPHSPQQPHEIASCGGLMGSQLARQLVAPLPPASRPYQYGGKGAPPVPNAGPPGVAGAPRRHPDFAKEPYNSSAPPGAPPSPAGPRFGGGWGPGFQRAASPGWRPPHHAPLPHHQQPGWPPQPHQPHQPYHPPGATSGVGQIKRELTFPPECVEATVPAPEKRRRLTKGDVAPVDAWRIMMALKSGLLAETCWALDILNILLFDDTCIGFFGLQHLPGLLDLLLEHFQRSLADVFDAPAAAPEPWYAPPAVKESVAPPPRRIEPPDPADRIKVTTGENYTLQSRRRVPVTFVTKLDDDALFAPEDPETNRDVEDVIEPWQTDTVNRFDHVMPCFRAEFVHLPFARVLPGERAPSPPAPPASPHSDGPSDTLALPDTADPPPSEPPSTATDEGDNLEAEPMDIEPERKPALQIRDSAGVLKRRRLEDYEDECYTRDEPSLNLINETRDALAKRCIALSNILRGLTFVPGNEAEFSRSSAFLALAGKLLLLHHEHAPRAARAKAYERAARDEVDADACCSSLKGESEWWWDTLAQLREDALVCCANIAGSVELSGQSEAVARPLLDGLLHWSVCPAAVAGDAPPTASPASPLSPRRLALEALCKLCVTDANVDLVLATPPRGRIAALCAGLARDLCRPERPVVREFAVNLLHYLAGAGGAAAREVATHAPAVAQLVAFIERAEQTALGVANQHGVAALRDNPDAMGTSLDMLRRAAATLLRLAEHPENRPLIRRHERRLLSLVMSQILDQKVAHELAGVLYHCSQQKCDEPQEE